In the genome of Grus americana isolate bGruAme1 chromosome 16, bGruAme1.mat, whole genome shotgun sequence, one region contains:
- the FOXN4 gene encoding forkhead box protein N4: protein MIESDIPSIMSGILRNSGQTHHPSQEYRLLASDPSQLSEDDLPSDLQSLSWLTSVDVPRLQQMASGRMDFSLGAQNAMLQQTGPVASNMHSTGAPGAMIHVQASLPQGILGLNSISTHGANMSQYAVGGQPSPSLQTQQQLFPPPHSQQVFALAQNTQQCNPAAIYNTSYGTQPHYSQPRLAPHSAQEMHPKHYPKPIYSYSCLIAMALKNSKTGSLPVSEIYSFMKEHFPYFKTAPDGWKNSVRHNLSLNKCFEKVENKMSGTSRKGCLWALNPAKIDKMEEEMQKWKRKDLAAIHRSMANPEELDKLITDRPENCRRPGKQGESEVSALNPMAAAQGRISISQLQPQPIMTLQSIPLHHQIQTQARIAPDSPAPAQTPPLHTLPDMSHSPLPHHPVGRAPPDFLNVTADMNTEVDALDPSIMDFALQGNIWEEMKDDSFSLDTLGAFSNSPLHLSDCDLGTPGLTPVSSGSDHSFSDLQVTGLYTTYTTLDNVAAAQYMNPQGNKPIALL from the exons ACTCTTAGCTTCTGACCCCTCCCAGCTGAGCGAAGATGACCTCCCCAGTGACTTACAGTCCTTGTCGTGGCTGACATCTGTTGATGTTCCTCGGTTACAACAGATGGCCAGTGGAAGAATGGATTTTAGCCTTGGTGCCCAGAATGCAATGCTACAGCAGACAG GTCCTGTAGCAAGCAACATGCACTCGACAGGAGCACCTGGAGCAATGATTCATGTCCAGGCCAGCCTGCCACAGGGAATCCTGGGACTGAATTCTATTTCAACACACGGAGCAAAT ATGAGCCAGTATGCTGTAGGTGGGCAGCCATCTCCTAGTTTACAAACGCAGCAACaactctttcctcctcctcattcaCAGCAAGTGTTTGCCCTAGCACAGAACACACAACAG TGTAACCCAGCAGCAATCTACAACACATCCTATGGGACCCAGCCACACTATTCTCAGCCACGCCTGGCTCCTCACTCTGCCCAAGAAATGCATCCGAAGCATTACCCCAAGCCAATCTATTCCTATAG TTGCTTGATTGCAATGGCgctgaagaacagcaaaacagGCAGTCTCCCAGTGAGTGAGATCTACAGCTTCATGAAGGAGCACTTTCCCTACTTCAAG ACAGCCCCTGATGGCTGGAAGAACTCTGTGCGCCACAACCTTTCGCTGAATAAGTGTTTTGAGAAGGTGGAGAACAAGATGAGTGGCACCTCTCGCAAAGGGTGCCTGTGGGCTCTCAATCCTGCCAAGATCGACAAGATGGAAGAGGAGATGCAGAAGTGGAAGCGGAAGGACCTAGCTGCCATTCACAGGAGCATGGCTAATCCAG AGGAGCTAGACAAGCTGATCACTGACAGACCTGAGAACTGCAGGCGGCCCGGCAAACAGGGAGAGTCGGAGGTCTCTGCCCTGAACCCCATGGCAGCAGCCCAAGGCCGAATCTCcatctcccagctgcagcctcagCCGATCATGACGCTGCAGTCCATCCCCCTCCATCACCAGATCCAGACCCAGGCTCGCATCGCCCCAGACTCACCAGCGCCTGCACAAACACCTCCTCTCCATACTCTGCCTGACATGAGCCACAGCCCTCTTCCCCACCATCCCGTGGGCCGCGCACCGCCGGACTTCCTGAACGTGACAGCAGACATGAACACAGAGGTGGATGCTCTTGACCCAAGCATTATGGATTTCGCATTGCAAG gtAACATATGGGAGGAAATGAAAGACGACAGCTTCAGCCTTGATACCCTGGGTGCCTTCAGCAACTCCCCGCTCCACCTCTCGGACTGTGacctgggcacccctggcctCACCCCCGTCTCCAGTGGCAGCGATCACTCCTTCTCAGACCTGCAGGTCACCGGCCTTTACACCACCTACACGACACTGGACAACGTAGCGGCAGCTCAGTACATGAACCCCCAAGGCAACAAACCCATCGCTCTGCTCTAA
- the ACACB gene encoding acetyl-CoA carboxylase 2, translating into MSNPQPGQEEKLEQTPAEQPAAPTVAEPPAQPSPPDHNPPPRAGKAAAGEQEQIAVYNPAALRQPALAKFVLGSFDDTSSDDELVATAFRVGSRRSSLAGAGGTGTEPPAVTAPLEPAAGMRPSMSGLHLAKRGREHRKMDLQRDFTVASPAEFVTRFGGNRVIEKVLIANNGIAAVKCMRSIRRWAYEMFRNERAIRFVVMVTPEDLKANAEYIKMADHYVPVPGGANNNNYANVELIVDISKRIPVQAVWAGWGHASENPKLPELLQKNGIAFLGPPSDAMWALGDKVASTIVAQTVQIPTLPWSGSSLVAQRSEEDQKHQQMISIPLETYAQGCVKDVEEGLEVAKMIGYPLMIKAAEGGGGKGIRKVEAVEEFGACFRQVQAEAPGSPIFLMKLAQHARHLEVQVLADEYGNAISLFGRDCSIQRRHQKIIEEAPITIAAPSVIEVMEQCAVRLAQMVGYVSTGTVEYLYSEDGSFHFLELNPRLQVEHPCTEMIADVNLPAAQLQIAMGIPLHRIKDIRVLYGESPWGDTPICFHSPTNTPVPRGHVIAARITSENPEEGFKPSSGTVQELNFRSSKNVWGYFSVAAAGGLHEFADSQFGHCFSWGENREEAISNMVVALKELSIRGDFRTTVEYLIKLLETESFQNNEIDTGWLDHLIAEKVQAEKPDTMLGVVCGALNVADAAFRTCMTDFLHSLERGQVLPAASLLNIVDVELIYEGVKYILQVARQSLTTYVIIMNHTHIEIDVHRLNDGGLLLSYNGNSYTTYMKEEIDRYRITIGNKTCDFEKEKDPTVLRSPSAGKLLQYTVDDGGHVAEGDVFAEIEVMKIIMTLVVEEAGRVHYVKRPGALLEAGCVIARLELDDPTKLKPAQPFTGGLPAQQTLPITGEKQHQVLRNVLDNLTNVMNGYCLPEPYFSTKVKEWVAQLMKTLRDPSLPLLELQEIMTSISGRIPLSVEKSIRKVMAQYASNITSVLCRFPSQQIANVLDTHAATLQRKAEREVFFMNTQSVVQLVQRYRSGIRGYMKVVVLDLLRRYLQVETQFQHAHYDKCVISLREQCKPDMTPVLESIFSHAQVAKKNLLVTMLIDQLCGRDPTLTDELTAILHELTQLSKTEHSKVALRARQVLIASHLPSYELRHNQVESIFLSAIDMYGHEYCPENLKKLILSETTIFDVLPIFFYHTNQVVRMAALEVYVRRGYIAYELNSLQHRQLSDGTCLVEFQFMLPFSHPNRMSVPISISNPDLARHSTELFMDSGFSPLSQRMGAMVAFNRFEDFTRNFDEVISCFTDPPSESALFSEARATIYEEEDAKNVREEPIHILNIALRWAEHAEDEKLVPIFRTFAQSKRNILVDCGLRRITFLIAQQREFPKFFTFRARDEFAEDRIYRHLEPALAFQLELSRMRNFDLTAIPCANHKMHLYLGAAKVQAGAEATDYRFFIRAIVRHSDLITKEASFEYLQNEGERLLLEAMDELEVAFNNTTVRTDCNHIFLNFVPTVVMDPSKIEESVRSMVMRYGSRLWKLRVLQAEVKINIRLTPTATAIPIRLFLITESGYYLDISLYKEVRDPSTGSIMFQSYGDKQGPQHGMLINTPYVTKDLLQAKRFQAQSLGTTYVYDFPEMIRQALFKLWGSSDLYPKDVLTYTELVLDSQGHLVQMNRVPGGNEVGMVAFKMKLKTPEYPKGRDIVLICNDITHKIGSFGPEEDLVFLRASELARAEGIPRIYIAANSGARIGFADEIKHMFQVAWVDPADPYKGFKYLYLTPQDYTRISAMNSVHCEHVEEGGESRYVLLDIIGKDNGFGVENLRAAGTIAGESSRAYDEIVTISMVTCRAIGIGAYLVRLGQRVIQVENSHIILTGVTALNKVLGREVYTSNNQLGGVQIMHNNGVSHVTVPDDFEGVYTILQWLSYIPKDNRSPVPVIAISDPIEREIDFVPSKVPYDPRWMLAGRPHPTLKGTWQSGFFDQGSFLEIMRPWAQTVVVGRARLGGLPVGVIAVETRTVEVTIPADPANPDSEAKIIQQAGQVWFPDSAFKTAQAIRDFNREHLPLMIFANWRGFSSGMKDMYDQMLKFGAFIVDSLRDFKQPVLVYIPPHAELRGGSWVVIDSTINPLYVELYADKESRGGILEPGGTVEIKFRKKDLVKTMRRIDTVYAKLVEQLGTPELAEAQRKELEKQLKAREELLLPMYYQVAVHFADLHDTPGRMQEKGVITDILEWKNARSFLYWRLRRLLLEEVVKVEVLKANSELSHIHIQSMLRRWFMETEGAAKGYLWDNNQVVVEWLEKHMQEDDSTQSAIRENIKYLKRDYMLKHIRSLVQANPEVAVDCIIQMAQHITRAQKAQVAHLLSTVDNDSPS; encoded by the exons GCCTAGCATGTCCGGGCTGCACCTGGCGAAGAGGGGCCGTGAGCACAGGAAGATGGATCTGCAACGGGACTTCACCGTCGCCTCGCCAGCAGAGTTCGTCACCCGCTTCGGGGGCAACCGTGTCATCGAGAAG GTCCTCATCGCCAACAACGGCATCGCCGCCGTGAAGTGCATGCGCTCCATCCGCCGGTGGGCCTACGAGATGTTCCGAAATGAGCGTGCCATTCGGTTCGTGGTCATGGTCACCCCTGAAGACCTCAAGGCTAATGCGG AGTACATCAAAATGGCAGATCACTACGTGCCCGTCCCCGGGGGGGCCAATAACAACAACTACGCCAATGTGGAGCTGATCGTGGACATTTCCAAACGGATCCCAGTCCAG GCGGtgtgggctggctggggacATGCCTCGGAAAACCCCAAGCTGCCAgaactgctgcagaaaaatggGATAGCTTTCCTAG GTCCCCCCAGCGATGCCATGTGGGCGCTGGGGGACAAAGTCGCCTCCACCATCGTGGCTCAGACGGTCCAGATCCCCACGCTGCCGTGGAGTGGGAGCA GTCTGGTGGCGCAGCGGTCTGAGGAGGACCAGAAGCATCAGCAGATGATCAGTATCCCCCTCGAGACGTACGCACAGGGCTGCGTGAAGGATGTGGAGGAAGGCCTGGAG GTGGCCAAGATGATAGGCTACCCGCTGATGATCAAGGCAGCAGAAGGCGGTGGGGGAAAAGGCATCCGAAAAGTGGAGGCAGTGGAGGAATTTGGTGCCTGCTTCCGTCAG GTCCAGGCAGAGGCGCCTGGGTCCCCCATCTTCCTGATGAAGCTGGCGCAGCACGCGCGGCACCTGGAGGTGCAGGTGCTGGCCGATGAGTACGGCAACGCCATCTCCCTCTTTGGCCGTGACTGCTCCATCCAGCGCCGGCACCAGAAGATCATCGAGGAGGCACCCATCACCATCGCGGCACCCTCCGTCATCGAGGTGATGGAGCAG TGCGCGGTCCGCCTGGCCCAGATGGTGGGTTACGTGAGCACCGGCACCGTCGAGTACCTCTACAGCGAGGATGGGAGCTTCCACTTCCTCGAGCTGAACCCACGGCTGCAGGTGGAGCATCCTTGCACAGAGATGATTGCAGATGTGAACCTCCCCGCTGCCCAGCTGCAG ATTGCAATGGGCATCCCCTTGCACAGGATAAAAGACATCCGGGTGCTGTACGGGGAGAGCCCCTGGGGCGATACGCCCATCTGCTTCCACAGCCCCACCAACACCCCCGTGCCCAGGGGCCACGTCATCGCGGCACGGATCACCAGCGAGAACCCCGAGGAG GGTTTCAAGCCCAGCTCAGGGACGGTGCAGGAGCTGAACTTCCGCAGCAGCAAGAACGTCTGGGGGTACTTCAGCGTGGCAGCGGCTGGGGGGCTGCACGAATTTGCCGATTCCCAGTTCGGGCACTGCTTCTCGTGGGGAGAGAACCGGGAGGAGGCCATCTC GAACATGGTGGTCGCTCTGAAAGAGCTGTCCATCCGCGGGGATTTCCGGACCACAGTGGAGTATCTGATAAAGCTGCTGGAGACAGAGAGCTTCCAAAACAACGAGATAGACACCGGCTGGCTGGACCATCTGATTGCCGAGAAAGTGCAG GCAGAGAAGCCAGACACGATGCTGGGTGTTGTCTGCGGTGCCCTGAACGTCGCGGATGCTGCCTTCAGGACCTGCATGACCGACTTCCTGCACTCGCTGGAGAG GGGGcaggtgctgccagcagcctccTTGCTGAACATTGTCGACGTGGAGCTCATCTACGAGGGCGTGAAGTACATTCTCCAG GTTGCCCGCCAGTCCCTGACAACGTACGTCATCATCATGAACCACACTCACATAGAGATAGACGTGCACCGCCTGAACGATGGCGGGCTGCTGCTCTCCTACAATGGCAACAGCTATACCACTTACATGAAGGAGGAGATCGACAG ATACCGGATCACCATCGGCAACAAAACGTGCGATTTTGAGAAGGAGAAGGACCCGACGGTACTGCGCTCACCCTCTGCAGGGAAGCTGCTGCAGTACACGGTGGACGATGGTGGCCATGTAGCCGAGGGGGACGTTTTTGCAGAGATTGAG GTGATGAAGATCATCATGACGCTGGTGGTGGAGGAGGCTGGGCGGGTACACTATGTCAAGCGACCGGGAGCGCTGCTGGAGGCGGGCTGCGTCATAGCCCGGCTCGAGCTGGATGATCCCACCAAGCTGAAGCCC GCGCAGCCGTTCACGGGGGggctcccagcacagcagacCCTTCCCATCACCGGCGAGAAGCAGCACCAGGTTCTCCGCAACGTGCTGGACAATCTCACCAACGTCATGAATGGGTACTGCCTGCCTGAGCCCTACTTTAGCACcaag GTGAAGGAGTGGGTGGCACAGCTGATGAAGACCCTGCGGgacccctccctgcccctcctggagctgcaggagatCATGACGAGCATTTCGGGAAGAATCCCCCTGTCCGTGGAGAAGTCGATCCGGAAGGTGATGGCGCAGTACGCCAGCAACATCACCTCCGTGCTCTGCCGCTTCCCCAGCCAGCAG ATCGCCAACGTGCTGGACACCCACGCGGCCACGCTGCAGAGGAAGGCCGAGCGGGAGGTCTTCTTCATGAACACACAGAGCGTGGTGCAGCTGGTGCAGAG gtACCGCAGCGGCATCCGGGGCTACATGAAAGTGGTGGTGCTGGACCTGCTGCGACGCTACCTGCAAGTGGAGACGCAGTTCCAGCATG CTCACTATGACAAGTGCGTCATCAGCCTGCGGGAGCAGTGCAAACCCGACATGACCCCCGTGCTGGAGAGCATCTTCTCCCACGCCCAGGTGGCGAAGAAGAACCTGCTGGTGACCATGTTAATC GACCAGTTGTGCGGCCGTGACCCCACGCTGACGGATGAGCTGACAGCCATCCTCCACGAGCTGACGCAGCTCAGCAAGACCGAGCACTCTAAAGTGGCGCTGAGAGCCCGGCAG GTGCTCATCGCCTCTCACCTGCCCTCCTACGAGCTGCGGCACAACCAGGTGGAGTCCATCTTCCTGTCCGCTATCGACATGTACGGACACGAGTACTGCCCTGAAAACCTGAAG AAACTGATCCTCTCAGAAACCACCATCTTCGACGTGCTTCCCATCTTCTTCTACCACACCAACCAGGTGGTGCGCATGGCGGCGCTGGAg GTGTACGTGCGGCGCGGGTACATCGCCTACGagctgaacagcctgcagcaccGGCAGCTCTCGGATGGCACCTGCCTGGTGGAGTTCCAGTTCATGCTGCCCTTCTCCCACCCAAACAG GATGTCTGTCCCCATCAGCATCTCCAACCCTGACCTGGCCCGGCACAGCACCGAGCTCTTCATGGACAGTGGCTTTTCTCCCCTGAGCCAGCGGATGGGAGCTATGGTGGCCTTCAACAGATTTGAGGATTTCACGag GAACTTTGATGAAGTGATCTCGTGCTTCACTGACCCGCCTTCAGAGAGTGCGCTCTTCAGCGAGGCACGAGCCACCATCTACGAGGAGGAGGACGCCAAG aaTGTCCGTGAAGAGCCGATCCACATCCTCAACATTGCACTCCGCTGGGCCGAGCATGCGGAGGATGAGAAGCTGGTGCCCATCTTCAGAACCTTTGCCCAGTCCAAG AGAAACATCCTCGTGGACTGTGGTCTCCGAAGAATCACGTTTCTCATTGCCCAGCAG AGAGAATTCCCAAAGTTTTTCACGTTCAGAGCGAGGGATGAG TTTGCAGAGGACCGCATCTACCGGCACCTGGAGCCGGCGCTGGCCTTCCAACTGGAGCTGAGCCGCATGCGCAACTTCGACCTGACGGCCATCCCCTGCGCCAACCACAAGATGCACCTCTACCTGGGGGCTGCCAAAGTGCAGGCAGGCGCCGAGGCCACCGACTACCGGTTCTTCATCCGCGCCATTGTGCGCCACTCGGACCTCATCACCAAG GAGGCTTCCTTCGAGTACCTGCAGAACGAGGGCGAACGGCTGCTCCTGGAGGCCATGGATGAGCTGGAGGTGGCCTTCAACAACACCACCGTCCGAACCGACTGCAACCACATCTTCCTCAACTTTGTCCCGACGGTCGTGATGGACCCGTCCAAG ATCGAGGAGTCGGTGCGGTCCATGGTGATGCGCTACGGCAGCCGCCTCTGGAAGCTGCGGGTCCTGCAGGCCGAGGTGAAGATCAACATCCGCCTGACGCCCACTGCCACTGCCATCCCCATCCGCCTCTTCCTGATCACTGAGTCCGGCTACTACCTGGACATCAGCCTCTACAAGGAAGTGAGGGACCCCAGCACCGGCAGT ATCATGTTTCAGTCGTATGGGGACAAGCAAGGGCCACAGCACGGGATGCTCATCAACACCCCCTACGTCACCAAGGACCTGCTTCAGGCTAAGCGGTTCCAGGCGCAGTCCTTGGGCACCACCTACGTGTATGATTTCCCTGAGATGATCAGGCAG GCTCTCTTCAAGCTGTGGGGCTCCTCGGACCTGTACCCCAAGGATGTCCTGACGTACACCGAGCTGGTGCTGGACTCACAGGGGCACCTCGTGCAGATGAACAGGGTCCCTGGAGGGAATGAG GTGGGGATGGTTGCTTTCAAAATGAAGCTGAAGACCCCCGAGTATCCGAAAGGACGGGACATTGTGCTCATCTGCAATGACATCACACACAAGATCGGTTCCTTCGGGCCGGAGGAGGACCTGGTCTTCCTGCGGGCATCGGAGCTGGCACGGGCCGAAGGCATCCCCCGCATCTACATCGCCGCCAACAGCGGTGCCCGCATCGGCTTTGCTGACGAGATAAAGCACATGTTCCAGGTGGCCTGGGTGGACCCTGCGGACCCCTACAAG gGGTTCAAGTACCTGTACCTGACTCCTCAGGACTACACGAGGATCAGCGCCATGAACTCGGTGCACTGTGAGCATGTGGAGGAAGGGGGTGAGTCCAG ATATGTCCTCCTGGACATCATCGGGAAGGACAACGGATTTGGGGTAGAAAACCTGAGAGCCGCCGGTACCATCGCCGGGGAGTCCTCTCGCGCTTACGACGAAATAGTGACCATCAGCATG GTCACTTGTCGTGCCATCGGGATCGGTGCCTACCTGGTGAGGCTGGGCCAGCGTGTCATCCAGGTGGAGAACTCCCACATCATCCTCACCGGCGTCACGGCTCTCAATAAG GTGTTGGGACGTGAAGTTTACACATCCAATAACCAGCTGGGAGGCGTGCAGATCATGCACAATAACGGCGTTTCCCATGTCACTGTCCCGGATGACTTTGAGGGGGTCTACACCATCCTGCAGTGGCTCTCGTACATACCCAAG gaTAACCGGAGCCCGGTGCCCGTTATTGCCATAAGTGACCCCATCGAAAGAGAAATCGATTTTGTCCCTTCCAAAGTCCCCTACGACCCCAGGTGGATGCTGGCAGGGAGACCCCATCCAA ctctcaaGGGGACCTGGCAGAGTGGCTTCTTTGACCAGGGCAGCTTCCTGGAGATCATGAGGCCATGGGCTCAGACAGTTGTGGTTGGCAGAGCAAG GCTGGGAGGTCTCCCGGTGGGTGTCATCGCTGTTGAGACCCGCACCGTGGAGGTGACGATACCTGCGGACCCTGCCAACCCAGACTCGGAGGCGAAG ATAATCCAGCAGGCTGGGCAGGTCTGGTTTCcagattctgcttttaaaacagcCCAGGCTATTCGGGACTTCAACCGGGAGCATCTCCCGCTGATGATCTTTGCCAACTGGCGAGGCTTCTCCAGTGGCATGAAAG ACATGTACGACCAAATGCTGAAGTTCGGTGCCTTCATCGTTGATAGCCTCCGGGATTTTAAGCAGCCTGTACTGGTCTACATCCCACCACATGCGGAGCTGCGGGGAGGTTCCTGGGTGGTCATCGACTCCACCATCAACCCCCTGTACGTGGAGCTCTATGCGGACAAGGAGAGCAG GGGAGGCATTTTGGAGCCTGGAGGAACAGTGGAGATCAAgttcagaaagaaagatttgGTGAAGACCATGAGAAGGATCGATACAGTCTATGCCAAGCTTGTAGAGCAGCTGG GGACCCCCGAGCTCGCTGAGGCGCAGCgcaaggagctggagaagcagctcaAGGCCCgggaggagctgctcctgcccatgTACTACCAGGTGGCCGTGCACTTCGCTGACCTGCACGACACCCCGGGCCGCATGCAGGAGAAAGGCGTCATCACG GACATCCTGGAGTGGAAGAATGCCCGCTCCTTCCTCTACTGGCGGCTGCGacggctgctgctggaggaggtggtgaAGGTGGAGGTCCTGAAGGCGAACAGTGAGCTAAGCCACATCCACATCCAGTCCATGCTGCGGCGCTGGTTCATGGAGACGGAAGGAGCTGCCAAG ggcTACCTCTGGGACAACAACCAGGTGGTGGTGGAGTGGCTGGAGAAGCACATGCAAGAGGATGACAGCACCCAGTCGGCCATCCGGGAGAACATCAAGTACTTGAAGCGGGACTACATGCTCAAGCACATCCGGAG CTTGGTCCAAGCCAACCCTGAGGTGGCCGTGGACTGCATCATCCAGATGGCTCAGCACATCACTCGTGCACAGAAGGCCCAGGTCGCCCATCTCCTGTCAACGGTGGATAATGACAGCCCATCCTGA